From a region of the Colias croceus chromosome 30, ilColCroc2.1 genome:
- the LOC123704669 gene encoding uncharacterized protein LOC123704669 has product MDEQINNDSDDNNAATSQENQSSQDCDNSSIISKEYVTRTVDFTSVEQEQAAPILSNIAPNKDETPNCKSPKAMPLLIFSRPTSFILHSPTYRPINLTSQSQISLSNQPQTLFLMALAKLNESSISLTLANNLHMSLLNKQKGCLPEPSPPDSLTSAPPSYSFVLRQMTARRRPRLMGTFIPSPSFVQHSPPPNYAAAFDIYVDNAIPPPTTRVYNFGFTPIPVICTECGYTGMTMVRTRITVCTHLCAFALCLFCCWLCAPLPYVLRSCKDVYHYCRNCRNYLGMYCPTNPENNYTR; this is encoded by the coding sequence ATGGATGAACAGATTAACAACGATTCCGATGATAACAATGCAGCGACCTCACAAGAAAATCAATCGAGCCAAGATTGTGATAATTCATCAATCATTTCTAAAGAATATGTTACAAGAACAGTCGATTTTACATCTGTTGAACAGGAACAGGCAGCCCCAATACTTTCGAATATTGCGCCTAATAAAGATGAAACTCCTAATTGTAAATCACCGAAAGCAATGCCGTTGTTAATATTTAGTAGGCcaacatcatttattttgcataGCCCAACTTACCGTCCGATTAATTTAACTTCTCAGTCTCAAATATCATTATCTAATCAACCACAAACCTTATTTCTAATGGCATTAGCAAAATTAAATGAGAGTTCTATAAGTTTAACACTGGCTAATAACCTGCATATGAGTTTGCTAAACAAGCAGAAGGGATGCTTGCCAGAACCATCTCCTCCAGATTCTTTAACTAGTGCACCACCTTCGTATTCATTTGTATTACGTCAAATGACGGCAAGACGGAGACCAAGGCTAATGGGAACTTTTATACCTTCACCATCCTTCGTACAACATAGTCCTCCACCCAATTATGCTGCTGCGTTTGATATATACGTCGATAATGCTATCCCTCCACCTACTACAAGGGTGTATAACTTCGGCTTCACCCCTATACCGGTTATTTGCACTGAATGTGGGTACACAGGCATGACAATGGTGAGGACTAGAATAACTGTGTGTACACATTTATGTGCCTTCGCGTTGTGTCTTTTTTGTTGTTGGTTGTGTGCCCCACTTCCATATGTATTACGTTCTTGCAAGGATGTGTATCATTATTGCAGAAATTGTCGCAACTATTTGGGAATGTATTGTCCTACTAACccagaaaataattatacgcGATAA